From Peptoanaerobacter stomatis, one genomic window encodes:
- a CDS encoding PD-(D/E)XK nuclease family protein yields MLKIVTARAYSGKTTYIMDEIKKNINDNTLSYLMAPEQLTLETEQMIINTIKKPIFLCKVMSFERLSAEVLSRVGGLKKEYIDDVGKIMLAENILLKNKEELNFYKNSINKSGFLENIIKIITELKKYEISSKSLSSLSSKINDKILSQKLKDVAKIYDLLEEKISDKFVDNESRLNLLCEKIPEYTKNKKFKIYFDNFVSFTQLELNVIESLLSNEIDITMTLTYYDTDDSSFDITKKTLESMIKIADKAFSKYEIIHLDQSYNKIEDLKHLEENFGKFDFKKYSKIPQNISLIKFDKARTEIMYLANKITMLIRQNESDEKKYRYKDMAVVVTDSVGYAPLIKEIFDMYDIPYFIDTKRNITQENIVNMLFSFLDMFVKSPNHSNIMSFFKSGMSDIKKEDYEIFENFLIRWNMDSQKFINIKFFDSEKYFNDISDYDRERICYVKDYIMNLYSKYKQILSRKNKVKVFSQELNRFFKELNCQQKLENLVEELKLTGNYEIASEISQIWNILLSTLDKVNNILDDYEISVDDYKKMLYQGLSTQKIALIPPTMDGVMIMDIQRSKSLGYKVLFAVGMNDTLLPHTFKQDVIFAEQDKKILLENDINMMSTSANMLSQENTALYIILSKTREKLYLTYNISDVNEQSAGKSSYLHTIENIFPNLKTYYISSETLQNKKTNSSYFDNITHKVAFAKLKTDLRDMISNRNFDEDSLKLYDYFLQNEEFSDETKALKNSLFKKNDIENLKETYVQKLYNLPLQSSVSQIQTYVKCPFSYYMNYGIRPQKRQKQKVDRLNSGNILHKYMDNLSKQVLEDKNISILDSKEKINSFVDKIYDEEDFLDNDMKMVTSNSKRQFHIIKNLKKISKKATEIIMEQQKCTSFITESAEYKIKDIKIDINDDKDDKTNHIILRGIIDRVDKLVKDGKTYLGVVDYKSSVKKLELKDVYQGINIQMIFYLYALTKKDENYKDASPYYAMYFPMIDSKIALSEEDFEQSENGEQIKKEHLRQKEQENMKMAGIITDDINMIKSFENDIEGKSKFLDVRIKTDKAGESTVTSQSVVSEEDMKKIIDYVINIIKISANEILKGNIKPLPVKEACEYCDYKNICEFDESIDGFEYKKIKKLNKKEVLDLL; encoded by the coding sequence ATGCTTAAAATAGTAACTGCAAGGGCATATAGTGGCAAAACTACATATATAATGGACGAGATAAAGAAAAATATAAATGATAACACATTGAGTTATCTTATGGCACCTGAGCAACTCACGCTGGAAACTGAGCAGATGATTATAAATACTATAAAAAAACCTATTTTTTTATGCAAAGTTATGAGCTTTGAAAGACTTTCAGCAGAGGTGTTGTCAAGAGTAGGAGGTTTGAAAAAAGAATACATAGATGATGTAGGAAAAATAATGCTTGCAGAAAACATATTGCTTAAAAATAAAGAAGAACTCAATTTTTATAAAAATTCAATTAATAAATCAGGATTTTTAGAAAATATTATAAAAATTATAACTGAGCTAAAAAAATATGAAATATCTTCAAAAAGTTTATCTTCTTTATCAAGTAAAATAAATGATAAAATATTGTCTCAAAAACTGAAAGACGTTGCTAAAATTTATGATTTATTAGAAGAAAAAATATCAGATAAATTTGTTGATAATGAATCAAGATTAAATTTATTATGTGAAAAGATACCTGAATATACAAAAAATAAGAAATTTAAGATTTATTTTGATAATTTTGTGAGTTTTACACAGTTGGAGCTAAATGTTATAGAAAGTTTGTTATCAAATGAGATAGATATAACTATGACGCTTACTTACTATGATACAGATGACAGCTCATTTGACATAACAAAAAAAACACTTGAAAGCATGATAAAAATTGCTGATAAAGCATTTTCAAAATATGAAATTATACATCTTGACCAATCTTATAATAAAATAGAAGATTTAAAGCATTTAGAAGAAAATTTCGGGAAATTTGATTTTAAAAAATATAGTAAAATACCTCAAAATATAAGTTTGATAAAATTTGACAAAGCAAGAACAGAAATAATGTATTTAGCAAATAAAATAACTATGCTTATAAGACAAAATGAAAGTGATGAGAAAAAATACAGATATAAAGATATGGCTGTAGTAGTAACCGATAGTGTAGGATATGCACCTCTTATAAAAGAGATATTTGATATGTATGACATACCCTATTTCATAGATACCAAGAGAAATATAACGCAAGAAAATATTGTTAATATGTTATTTTCGTTTTTGGATATGTTCGTAAAGTCGCCTAATCATTCCAATATAATGAGCTTTTTTAAAAGCGGTATGAGTGATATAAAAAAAGAAGATTATGAAATCTTTGAAAATTTTCTTATAAGATGGAATATGGACAGCCAAAAATTTATAAATATAAAATTTTTTGACAGTGAAAAATATTTTAATGATATATCAGATTATGACAGAGAAAGAATATGCTATGTAAAAGATTATATAATGAATTTATATTCAAAATATAAACAGATTTTAAGCAGAAAAAATAAGGTAAAAGTATTTTCACAAGAGTTGAACCGATTTTTTAAAGAATTGAATTGCCAACAAAAATTGGAAAATCTTGTAGAAGAGTTAAAGCTCACAGGAAACTATGAAATAGCATCAGAAATATCTCAGATATGGAATATTTTATTATCTACATTAGATAAAGTAAATAATATTTTGGATGACTATGAAATAAGCGTAGATGATTATAAAAAAATGCTTTATCAAGGTTTGAGTACACAAAAAATAGCACTTATACCTCCAACTATGGACGGTGTTATGATAATGGATATACAACGCAGCAAATCGCTCGGATATAAAGTTTTATTTGCAGTAGGTATGAATGATACATTGTTACCGCATACATTTAAACAAGATGTGATTTTTGCTGAACAAGACAAAAAAATTCTACTTGAAAATGATATAAATATGATGTCTACATCGGCTAATATGTTGTCACAAGAAAATACAGCTCTTTATATAATATTATCAAAGACGAGAGAAAAGCTGTATTTAACTTACAATATAAGTGATGTAAATGAGCAAAGTGCAGGCAAATCATCATATTTGCATACAATAGAAAATATATTTCCAAATTTAAAAACATATTATATATCAAGTGAAACTTTACAAAATAAAAAAACAAATTCAAGCTATTTTGACAACATAACGCATAAAGTTGCATTTGCAAAATTGAAGACAGATCTTAGAGATATGATAAGTAACCGAAATTTTGACGAAGACAGTTTAAAATTATATGATTATTTTTTACAAAATGAAGAATTTTCTGATGAGACGAAGGCTTTAAAAAATTCTTTATTCAAAAAAAATGACATAGAGAATCTAAAAGAAACTTATGTTCAAAAGCTGTATAATTTACCTTTGCAATCTTCTGTTTCACAAATACAAACATATGTAAAATGTCCATTTTCTTATTATATGAACTATGGCATAAGACCTCAGAAAAGACAAAAGCAAAAAGTTGACAGACTAAACTCCGGAAATATATTGCATAAATATATGGATAATTTATCTAAACAAGTCTTGGAAGATAAAAATATTTCTATACTTGACAGCAAAGAGAAAATAAACAGTTTTGTAGATAAAATATATGATGAAGAAGATTTTTTAGATAATGATATGAAAATGGTGACTTCAAATTCAAAAAGGCAATTCCATATAATAAAAAATCTTAAAAAAATCTCAAAAAAAGCGACAGAGATTATAATGGAGCAACAAAAATGCACATCTTTCATCACAGAAAGTGCGGAATACAAGATTAAAGATATAAAAATAGACATTAATGACGATAAAGATGATAAAACAAACCATATAATTCTAAGGGGAATAATAGACAGAGTAGATAAATTGGTAAAAGACGGAAAAACATATTTAGGAGTAGTAGATTACAAATCAAGTGTTAAAAAACTTGAATTAAAAGACGTATATCAAGGCATAAATATACAAATGATATTTTATTTATATGCACTTACAAAAAAAGATGAAAATTATAAAGATGCCTCTCCTTATTATGCTATGTATTTTCCTATGATTGACAGTAAGATAGCTCTATCTGAAGAAGATTTTGAGCAAAGTGAAAATGGTGAGCAAATAAAAAAAGAACATTTAAGACAAAAAGAACAAGAAAATATGAAAATGGCTGGAATAATAACTGATGATATAAATATGATAAAATCATTTGAAAATGATATAGAGGGTAAATCTAAATTTTTGGATGTAAGGATAAAAACAGACAAGGCAGGAGAAAGTACAGTTACAAGCCAAAGCGTTGTCAGCGAAGAAGATATGAAAAAAATAATAGATTATGTTATAAATATTATAAAAATATCTGCAAATGAAATATTAAAAGGTAATATAAAACCCTTGCCTGTGAAAGAGGCTTGTGAATATTGCGATTATAAAAATATATGTGAATTTGATGAAAGTATAGATGGATTTGAATATAAAAAAATCAAAAAATTAAACAAAAAAGAAGTTTTAGATTTATTATAA
- a CDS encoding aminoacyl-histidine dipeptidase gives MSRVEGLEPKEVFRYFEEISNIPRKSGDTKKISDYLVDFAKEHKLDFIQEACGNVIIRKPATSGYEHIGTVMLQGHMDMVCEKNNNIDHNFDTDPIELVIKDDYIYANNTTLGADNGVALAFGLAILADNNIKHPRLEAVFTVDEETTMLGANELAVQNLDAMYMINLDTENEDELLLSCAGGAKSLLKLPIEYTMLHGNSLNAIIKVRGLKGGHSGMDADKNRGNANVIIGRVLYEINGRVNFEMISINGGAKNNAIPRECDTSIVINEKNKADLEDIVRIVENIVKKELNGIDDDFRLEIEYTDKHIDRVLSTISKQKIIDLLMIYSSGVTQMSLDIKDLVETSNNLGVIVTDEKNALVTFNCAIRSSIDSQVQYIIKKHEAIANLSGATIVIESIYPGWKYNKNSRLRKLFADTYRQMYDKDMKLEAIHAGLECGIMSKKMPDLDIISFGPNMYDIHTPNEHLSISSTKRTYEYLLKGLENMINIEKY, from the coding sequence ATGAGTAGAGTAGAAGGTCTTGAACCTAAAGAAGTATTCAGATATTTTGAAGAAATTTCAAATATACCGAGAAAATCAGGAGATACAAAAAAAATAAGCGATTATTTAGTAGATTTTGCTAAAGAGCATAAACTGGATTTTATACAAGAAGCTTGTGGAAATGTAATAATAAGAAAACCTGCAACATCAGGATATGAACATATAGGTACAGTGATGTTGCAAGGTCATATGGATATGGTTTGTGAGAAAAACAACAATATAGACCATAATTTTGATACTGATCCGATAGAGCTTGTTATAAAAGATGATTATATATATGCAAACAACACTACTCTTGGAGCAGATAACGGTGTGGCTTTGGCTTTCGGACTTGCTATACTTGCAGATAACAATATAAAACATCCGAGATTGGAAGCTGTTTTTACGGTAGACGAAGAAACTACAATGTTAGGTGCAAACGAGCTTGCTGTACAGAATTTAGATGCTATGTATATGATTAATCTTGATACGGAAAATGAAGATGAGTTACTATTAAGCTGTGCAGGCGGTGCTAAAAGTCTTTTAAAATTGCCTATAGAATATACAATGTTGCATGGTAATTCGTTGAATGCAATAATAAAAGTGAGAGGTTTAAAGGGTGGGCATTCAGGTATGGATGCAGATAAAAATAGAGGTAATGCTAATGTAATAATTGGTAGAGTACTCTATGAGATAAACGGCCGAGTAAACTTTGAGATGATAAGCATAAACGGAGGAGCAAAAAACAATGCTATTCCAAGAGAATGCGACACAAGTATAGTAATAAATGAAAAAAATAAGGCTGATTTGGAAGACATAGTAAGAATTGTTGAAAATATAGTAAAAAAAGAATTAAATGGCATAGATGACGATTTCAGATTGGAAATTGAATATACAGATAAACACATAGATAGAGTTTTAAGCACTATTTCAAAACAAAAAATTATAGACCTGTTAATGATATATTCAAGCGGAGTTACTCAAATGAGCTTAGACATAAAGGATCTTGTGGAAACATCAAACAATTTGGGAGTTATAGTTACAGATGAAAAAAATGCGTTGGTTACATTTAATTGTGCTATCAGAAGCAGTATTGACTCACAAGTACAGTATATAATCAAAAAACATGAAGCAATAGCAAATCTTTCAGGTGCCACAATAGTTATAGAATCAATATATCCTGGTTGGAAATATAATAAAAATTCAAGACTTAGAAAACTGTTTGCCGACACATACAGACAAATGTATGATAAAGATATGAAATTAGAAGCAATACACGCAGGACTTGAATGCGGTATAATGAGTAAAAAAATGCCTGATTTGGATATAATATCATTTGGTCCGAATATGTATGATATACACACTCCAAATGAACATTTAAGTATAAGCTCTACAAAAAGAACATATGAATATCTTTTGAAAGGCTTGGAAAATATGATAAATATAGAAAAATATTGA
- a CDS encoding uracil-DNA glycosylase, whose translation MVNIGNSWDDILKDEFEKQYYKDIREFLKKEYATKTVFPSMYDIFNALKYTPYEDVKVVILGQDPYHGVGQAHGLSFSVKKGITTPPSLKNIYKEIENDLNIEMDKTSGELTSWANQGVLMLNASLTVLKGQPNSHSKIGWEKLTDSIIEKLNYKDTPVVYLLWGRNAQMKENLITNKNHLILKCAHPSPYSANNGFFGCKHFSKTNEFLKNNGLVEINWCNM comes from the coding sequence ATGGTAAATATAGGAAACAGTTGGGATGACATTTTAAAAGATGAATTTGAAAAACAATATTATAAAGATATAAGAGAGTTTTTAAAAAAAGAATATGCCACAAAAACTGTATTTCCAAGTATGTATGATATATTTAATGCTCTTAAATACACACCTTATGAAGATGTGAAAGTAGTTATATTAGGGCAAGATCCATACCATGGAGTAGGGCAGGCACACGGCTTATCCTTTTCTGTAAAAAAAGGTATTACAACTCCGCCTTCACTTAAAAATATTTACAAAGAAATAGAAAATGACTTAAATATAGAAATGGATAAGACAAGCGGAGAATTGACTTCATGGGCAAATCAAGGAGTGCTGATGTTGAATGCATCACTCACAGTATTAAAAGGTCAGCCAAATTCTCACAGTAAAATAGGTTGGGAAAAATTGACTGACAGTATAATAGAAAAACTTAATTACAAAGATACACCGGTAGTATATTTGCTTTGGGGAAGAAATGCTCAGATGAAAGAAAATTTAATCACGAATAAAAATCATCTTATACTCAAATGCGCACACCCAAGCCCATATTCAGCGAATAACGGTTTTTTCGGTTGCAAACACTTTTCTAAAACTAATGAATTTTTGAAAAACAACGGTTTAGTAGAGATTAATTGGTGTAATATGTAA
- a CDS encoding metallopeptidase TldD-related protein: protein MKEKLEIRKTEKKAFYKNSSVDEMIKINKQNNIFRDFENETLSIAYINNDIDDDEGYFIASQNKKYPYSHTTMLNTQRNVIASNSNIKEREVADTVYKVGNELEKLSKDIEVEYKNVNIRYNLTNINKLHMNFEDERNVFYVKLGEDKFKFEYRALDSKKAVQDMELFLKPIVQKKYIEISKINEKNLIIPSDLNIYDFFEEYLTCKNVIENKLMNVEIFSEKLSFYTSLSPEDTKSQKYGLLPFFDWEGSYSPYYRNVLIENGTVIKPYSNKDLAKEYEVENTCCSYALKDDYPSCKLLGAYIQNGDYKLEDMVKSAIFIESADVTLQKEELKFDVKRAYLYENGELTHIIKHFSFLINAFRFFGNKFMGASKDLLFNSDLRRAVVFKDIQMF from the coding sequence ATGAAAGAAAAACTGGAAATAAGGAAAACTGAAAAAAAAGCATTTTATAAAAATTCATCTGTTGATGAAATGATTAAAATAAATAAGCAAAATAATATTTTTAGAGATTTTGAAAACGAAACCCTTTCCATAGCCTATATAAACAACGATATAGACGATGATGAAGGATATTTTATTGCGTCTCAAAATAAGAAGTATCCTTATTCACATACTACTATGCTTAATACTCAGAGAAACGTTATTGCAAGTAATAGCAATATAAAAGAAAGAGAAGTGGCAGATACGGTATATAAAGTAGGGAATGAACTTGAAAAATTATCAAAAGATATAGAAGTTGAATACAAGAATGTAAATATAAGATACAATCTTACCAATATAAACAAACTTCATATGAACTTTGAAGATGAGAGAAATGTTTTTTATGTAAAGCTTGGAGAAGATAAGTTCAAATTTGAATATAGAGCACTTGACAGCAAAAAAGCTGTGCAAGATATGGAATTATTTTTAAAACCTATTGTTCAAAAGAAATATATAGAAATATCAAAAATTAACGAAAAAAATTTAATAATACCGAGCGATTTGAATATTTATGATTTCTTTGAAGAATATCTGACTTGCAAAAATGTAATTGAAAATAAATTGATGAACGTAGAAATATTTTCTGAGAAATTATCATTTTATACTTCGCTTTCTCCTGAGGACACAAAGTCACAAAAATATGGTTTACTTCCGTTTTTTGACTGGGAAGGCAGTTATAGTCCGTATTATAGAAATGTATTGATAGAAAACGGGACTGTTATAAAACCTTATTCAAATAAAGACCTTGCAAAAGAATATGAAGTTGAAAACACATGTTGCAGTTATGCACTGAAAGATGACTATCCGTCTTGCAAACTTCTTGGAGCATATATACAAAATGGTGATTATAAATTGGAAGATATGGTAAAATCGGCAATATTTATAGAAAGTGCAGATGTTACATTACAAAAAGAAGAACTTAAATTTGATGTCAAGAGAGCTTATTTATATGAAAATGGAGAACTTACGCATATCATAAAACATTTTTCATTTTTAATAAACGCTTTTAGATTTTTCGGTAATAAATTTATGGGAGCATCAAAAGATTTATTGTTTAATAGCGATTTAAGACGAGCTGTAGTATTTAAAGATATACAAATGTTTTAG
- a CDS encoding RrF2 family transcriptional regulator: MIVSTKGRYALKAVFELAMTDIDTPMSLNTISEKTDLSELYLEQIFSVLKKKGIVKSIRGVQGGYLLTRKPDEISAGEIIKALEGELSPSKCLIDEGYCDMLDRCPTYMIWDRIKKSIDDVIDNTTLQDMIDEYNKKNL, translated from the coding sequence ATGATAGTTTCTACAAAGGGGAGATATGCACTAAAAGCTGTATTTGAACTGGCAATGACTGATATTGACACCCCTATGTCATTAAATACCATATCTGAAAAAACAGATTTATCTGAATTATATTTAGAACAAATTTTCTCCGTATTGAAGAAAAAAGGTATAGTAAAAAGTATCAGAGGTGTCCAAGGTGGATATCTTCTGACAAGAAAACCAGATGAAATATCTGCCGGAGAAATAATAAAAGCACTTGAAGGTGAGCTTTCTCCATCTAAATGCCTCATAGATGAAGGTTACTGTGATATGCTCGACAGATGTCCTACTTATATGATATGGGACAGAATAAAAAAATCAATTGATGATGTCATAGACAACACTACTCTTCAAGATATGATAGATGAATATAATAAGAAAAATTTATAA
- the nox gene encoding H2O-forming NADH oxidase: MSKIVVVGANHAGTAAINTITGFNENNEVVVFDQNSNISFLGCGMALWIGEQISKPDGLFYSNKEKLESQGAKINMNSSVDSVDFDKKIVHATLENGQKIEESYDKLILATGSLPIVPNVKGKDLENVQMVKLFQNAEDVIEKLKNPEIKTVAVVGAGYIGVELAEAFERKGKKVVLIDTMSTALSNYYDIEFSTMMDKNLESHGIQLAYGEMVKEIIGKTKVEGIITDKNQYKCDMVILAVGFRPNTALGGGKLKTLANGAYLVDETQQTSIKDVYAIGDCASVLFNSTGENSYIALATNAVRSGLIAGHNVCGKHMETNGVQGSNGIAIYDLKMVSTGLSEERAKKLGLEVESTSFEDLQKAAFIETENPKVKIKIVYDKNTRVVIGAQMASTYDMSMGIHMFSLAIQEKVTIDRLKLLDILFLPHFNQPYNYITMAALSAK, encoded by the coding sequence ATGAGCAAGATAGTAGTTGTTGGAGCAAATCACGCAGGTACTGCGGCAATAAATACAATAACAGGTTTTAATGAAAATAATGAAGTTGTGGTTTTTGACCAAAACTCCAACATAAGTTTTTTAGGTTGTGGAATGGCACTTTGGATTGGCGAACAAATCTCAAAACCTGACGGACTTTTTTATTCAAACAAAGAAAAACTCGAATCACAAGGCGCAAAAATAAATATGAACTCATCTGTTGACAGCGTTGATTTTGACAAAAAAATAGTACACGCTACTTTAGAAAATGGACAAAAAATTGAAGAATCTTATGACAAATTGATACTTGCCACAGGTTCTCTACCTATAGTACCAAATGTAAAAGGAAAAGACCTTGAAAATGTTCAAATGGTAAAATTGTTTCAAAATGCTGAAGATGTCATAGAAAAATTAAAAAACCCTGAAATAAAAACAGTTGCTGTAGTTGGTGCCGGATATATAGGAGTGGAGCTTGCAGAGGCTTTTGAAAGAAAAGGCAAAAAGGTTGTACTTATTGATACAATGAGCACTGCTTTATCAAACTATTATGATATAGAATTCAGCACAATGATGGACAAAAATTTAGAAAGCCACGGTATCCAGCTGGCTTATGGAGAAATGGTTAAAGAAATAATCGGTAAAACAAAAGTTGAAGGAATAATAACTGACAAAAATCAGTACAAATGTGATATGGTAATACTTGCTGTAGGATTCAGACCTAACACTGCTCTTGGAGGCGGAAAATTAAAAACTCTTGCAAATGGAGCATATTTAGTTGACGAAACTCAACAAACAAGCATTAAAGACGTATATGCAATAGGTGATTGTGCAAGCGTATTATTCAATTCAACAGGAGAAAACTCATATATAGCACTTGCTACTAACGCTGTTCGTTCCGGACTTATAGCAGGACATAACGTATGCGGAAAACATATGGAAACAAATGGAGTACAAGGCTCAAACGGTATAGCTATTTATGACTTAAAAATGGTATCAACAGGTCTTTCTGAAGAAAGAGCAAAAAAATTAGGTTTAGAAGTAGAATCAACTTCTTTTGAAGATTTACAAAAAGCCGCTTTTATAGAAACAGAAAATCCAAAAGTAAAAATAAAAATAGTATACGATAAAAATACAAGAGTTGTAATAGGTGCTCAAATGGCATCAACTTATGATATGTCTATGGGTATCCATATGTTCTCATTAGCTATTCAGGAAAAAGTTACAATAGACAGACTTAAATTATTAGATATACTGTTCTTACCTCATTTCAATCAACCATATAATTATATAACTATGGCTGCATTATCAGCAAAATAA
- a CDS encoding HEAT repeat domain-containing protein, with amino-acid sequence MPDSTDKIIQEIEAERVNRISLTRKDLEKSYLDLEKSEFDSDKRLGFIADLAGSNEIAYHYELICKDWEKDTKLHLENGFEKHDRNGIEFLFKQLDEIEDEKIKIYTAYLIAEILSKLKHRDFYSLFCERLITVLVSLLDTNNSILRRKLIIAFGWVGSSKEIDLLTHRMICDQDTLCRAWSATSLMQMMFYGVRPEELKEKVKLAFAKSITEEKDLYACGVIVEAAQTIFGKKWISSSAVENKESTKIEKAKKSALRFFKNI; translated from the coding sequence ATGCCGGATTCAACTGACAAAATTATACAAGAGATTGAAGCTGAAAGGGTTAATCGCATTAGCCTTACGAGGAAAGATTTAGAAAAATCATATCTTGATTTAGAAAAAAGTGAGTTTGATTCTGATAAAAGACTTGGATTTATAGCCGATTTAGCCGGAAGTAATGAGATAGCATATCACTATGAGCTTATTTGCAAAGATTGGGAAAAAGATACAAAGCTACATTTGGAGAACGGCTTTGAAAAACATGACAGAAATGGAATAGAATTTTTATTTAAACAGTTAGATGAAATTGAAGATGAAAAAATAAAAATATATACTGCTTATCTTATAGCGGAAATCCTTTCAAAATTAAAACATAGAGATTTTTATTCATTGTTTTGCGAACGCCTTATTACTGTTCTTGTTTCACTTTTAGATACAAATAACAGTATTCTGCGCCGTAAACTTATAATAGCTTTTGGGTGGGTAGGTTCATCAAAAGAAATTGACTTACTAACTCATCGGATGATTTGCGATCAAGATACTCTTTGTAGGGCATGGTCTGCAACAAGCCTTATGCAAATGATGTTTTATGGAGTGCGACCGGAAGAATTAAAAGAAAAAGTAAAATTAGCATTTGCTAAAAGTATTACAGAAGAAAAAGACTTATATGCTTGCGGAGTTATAGTAGAGGCAGCACAAACAATATTTGGTAAAAAATGGATATCTTCAAGCGCTGTAGAAAATAAAGAATCTACAAAAATAGAAAAGGCAAAAAAATCCGCTTTACGTTTTTTTAAAAATATTTAA